The Vulgatibacter sp. genomic interval CGGGCAGGCCTCGGGAAGCGGCTGATGTTCGGCTCGGATCAGATGCGCTGGCCCGACCGAATCGGCCCGGCGATCGAAGCCATCGAACAAGCGCCCTTCCTTGACGAGCAGCAGAAGCGCGACATTTTCTACAGCAACGCGGTGCGGTTCCTCCGCCTCGATCCGGCCGTGTAGGCACGGAGCTGCGCCGCCCCGTCGGCAAGCCGGGGAGAGCCCTCGGCGGACCTCCCCCACGCGCCGGGTGGTAGCCTCTTCTGCAGGAGGCGCGATGGCCCGTTCGAAAGACCCGATGTCGTCCATGCTGGGCGCTGTGAGCCTGTTGTCCGCGGCCTTACTCGCATGCAACCAGGGAGCAAGCGGTACCCTACGCGGTGAGGATACGCCCTGCGCCGATCAGTCCGACTGCGCGCCGTTCCACCTCGTCTGCGCCGCCCCACCCGGTGTCGAGGAGGGCCAGGCGGCGCATGGCCTCTGCGTGAAGAGCATCCCGCCCGGCTCCTGCGCCTTCTACGTGCGCGAGGGACACGCGTCGGGCCGATTCTGCGTCGACTGACCAGCGCGCGGAGGACCGGGGTCAGGAGCCAGCACGGCTGCGCAGCAGCTCGTAGCGCCGAAAGCCGAGAGGCCGCAGGCCCGCGAAACGCTCGATGAAGCGCACCAGTGCCCCGTCCGGCCGCAGCTGGGTGGCCAGCATCTCCTCGTGGGCCTTCGCCGAGGTCCATTCCGAGTAGTTGAAGATCCGGCTGCCGTCGGTCGAGAGGTGGAAGTGCGACGAGATCGCCCCGGGATGGTGGGATGCCGGGGCCGTCTCCACCCGTTCGAACAGCGCGTCGACGAAGGCGTGCTGCGCGTGCGGACCGTCCGTCTCGAACGAGACCAGCACCAGACAGCCGGTTCGTGCAGGATCCCCGGGTCTCATGCTCCGGTAGAGCCGCGTTTCGAAGGCCCAGTCGCGTTCGATCCCCGGGACGGCGGCGTCCACCGCCGCCATCCAATTCCGACGATCGCCGTCCCGAAAGCCGGCGACTGCAGCGGGGTCCTTCCATTGCGAGTGGTGGAGCAGCGTTGCGCCGTCCGCACTGGCGAAGGACGCGTGTGCGGCGAGGCCTGCCGGCCAGCCGGTCCTGGACCAGGCCTCGTGTGCAGCATCGGCGGCGGCCCGCTGCCGGGCGGCTGTTCCCACGGTCCACTGCGAAAAGAGGACGGTCGGCGCGTCGAGGCGGGCTACGTCGGGATAACGCTGGTGCATGCGATTCATGGCTTTCTCCTGTCTCGGTGCGGCCCCTCAGGCGACGAAGGGACGGGCGCGCCTGCCGTCGCGCAAGGTGTGGGCCCACCACCCCAAGGAGTCGAGCAGCTTGCGTGCGGCTGCAGCGGGACGCCGGCGGTCACGGGGCTCGCCGGCCTCGTCGAAGGCTTCCCAGGCCCCGTGGAAGCTGACCGTCTCGCGGACCGTCGGTGCGTGCAGCTCGGCGAAGACGCCGCGCAGGTGCTCGACCGCACGCAGCCCCCCGGAGACCCCGCCGTAGGAGAGGAAGGCGACCGGCTTGGCAAACCACTCGCGGCGCGCGAGGTCGATCGCGTGCTTCAGCGCCGCGGGGTAGCTGTGGTTGTACTCGGGGGTGAGGACCACGAAGCCGTCCGCCGCGTCGATCCGCGCAGCGAAGGCGTCGGTGGCGGGGTCGCTGCCGGCGGGCATCACGGCGGGCAGTCCGGCCTCCGCCAGATCGACGACATCGAAGACCATGTCGGCGCGCTGCCGGGCCAGGCGTTCGAACCAGGCGGCGACGACGTAACCGAAGCGGCCCTCCCGCGTGCTGCCGACGAGGATGACGATACGGAGCTTCTCGTTCTGCATGGCGTTCCTCCAGGGGGGAAGTGGGGTGAACGCCTCTGAACCTAGTCCTTCGAGTTTACTTGAGGTCAAGCTTTTCGATCGCTACCTTCTGGGAGTTCGGCGATCCAGCCAGGAGGGACCATGGAGATGATCACCATCGGGGCACTGAGCGCACGGTCGGGTGTAGCGCCCTCGGCGCTGCGCTTCTACGAGACCCAGGGGCTCATCCACTCGCAACGCTCCTCGGGCGGACAGCGCCGCTACAGCCGCGAGACCCTGCGCCGCGTCGCCTTCGTCCGGGTCGCGCAGCAGGTCGGGCTCTCCCTCGAGGAGATCCGGGAGGCGCTCGCCTCGCTGCCAGACTCGCGCACGCCGACCGAGAAGGATTGGGCACGCCTGTCGGCCTCGTGGCGTCCGCGGATCGATGCGCAGATCCGCATGCTCGAGGGCCTGCGCGATCGCCTGGATGGCTGCATCGGGTGCGGCTGCCTCTCGCTGCGGGCCTGCAAGCTGCTGAACCCCGGCGATCGAGCCGGCAGCCGTGGGCCCGGCCCACGGCATCTACTCGAGGCGGATTGAGTCCTCGGGCCGGCTGCGACGGACACGCGAGCAGCGCCCGCGCTACGCCGCCATGCGGGCCTCCTCCTCCACCTCCGCGGCGTGGAGCGTGCGGCGGGACCGTGCCACGACCACGTAGATCGAGGGCACGATGAACAGGGTGAACGCGGTGCCGATGATCATGCCGCTCACCAGCACGATGCCGATGCTGTTGCGCGCGCCGCCGCCGGGGCCTGCAGCGTAGATCAGCGGGAAGTGGCCGACGACGGTGGCGGCGGTCGTCATCAGGATGGGCCGGAGCCTCGTGCCGGCGGCTTCGAGCACGGCGGCCAGCTTGTCGGCCCCCTGCTCCTGCAGGTGGTTTGCGAACTCGACGATCAGGATGCCGTTCTTGGCCACCAGGCCCACGAGCGTGATCAAACCCACCTGGCTGTAGATATTGAGTGTGGTGAAACCATAGAACGAGAAGAGAAGCGCGCCGGCGAGCGCCAGGGGAACCGATCCGGCGAGGATGATGAACGGGTCACGGAAGCTCTCGAATTGCGCCGCCAGCACCAGGTAGATGAGCACGCCGGAGAGCAGGAGCGTCGCTAGAAAGCCGCCCCCCTCGCTGCGCAGCTGCCGCGATTCGCCGGCGTGGTCGAGGGTGAAGCCGGGCGGCAGCAACGTGCGGGCCTCGTCCTCGAGGAAGCTGAGCGCCTGATCGAGCGAGACACCCGGCGGAATCACGCCCTGGATGCGAACCGCGTTGAGCTGCTGGAAGCGCTTGAGGTCACGCGGCTCGGTGCTGGTACGCAGCGTGGCGAAGGTCGAGAGCGGCACCAGCTTGCCGCCGGGCCCGCTGACGTGGATGTCGGCGAGCTGCTCTGCGTTCAGACGCTCGCTGCGGACGACCTGGGGGATCACCTTGTAGCTCCGCCCCTGGATGCTGAAGCGGTTCACGTAGTTGCCGCCCAGCATGGTCGAGAGATCGCGCCCCACCTGCGCGAGATCGACGCCGAGCGAGCGCACCTTGTCGCGGTCCAGGACGACCTCCGTCTCCGGCTGATCGACCTTGAGATCGGCGTCGGCGAAGAGGAAGAGGCCGCTGGCGAAAGCCTTGCCGACGAGCTGGTTTGCGACCTGCTCGAGCTCGCGCGCCTCCGCCGTGGAGGCGATCACCAGGTCCACCGGGAAGGCGCCGCCGCCGGGCAGCGGCGGCGGGAGCATGGGGAAGGCGCGAATGCCGGGGATCTGCCCGAGCTTCGGCGCCACCTCCACCAGCAGCTCCTCCGCGGTGCGTTCGCGCTCGGTCCACGGCACGAGGTTCATGCCGCTGAAGCCGCCGCCCGGCGTGGTGAGCTGGAACGTGGTCTTCGTCTCCGGGATCGAACGGAAGGCCTCGTGCACCTGCCTGCTGAAGAGCGCCGTCTGGTCGAGCGTGGAGTTGGCGGAGCCCTGCACGATCCCGAAGATCACCCCCTGGTCCTCCGACGGGGCGAGTTCCTTCATCGAGTACATGTAGAACGGCACCGTTGCGGAGACGACCAGCGCCCAGACCACGAGCATCGCCGGTCGGTTGCGCAGCGTGGCCGCGAGCACCTTCGCGTAGCGGCCACGCAGTCGCTCGAAGCGACGGCCGATCCACCCGGCGTAGCCGCGCTCGGACTGGCCCGGGCGCAGCAGCCTGGACGCCATCATCGGGGAGAGCGTGAGCGCCACCACGCCCGACATCAGCACCGCACCGGCGAGCGTCAGGGCGAACTCGCGGAAGAGCGCGCCCGTGAGACCGCCCTGCAGCGCGACCGGCGCGTAGACCGCAGCCAGGGTGACGGTCATCGCGGCGATGGGACCGACGAGCTCGCGTGCGCCCCGTAGCGCCGCCTGGACGGGACTCGCGCCCTCGCTCAGGTGCCGCTCCACGTTCTCGACCATCACGATCGCATCGTCGACCACCAGCCCGACGGCGAGCACGATGGCGAGGAGCGTGAGCAGGTTGAGGGTGAATCCCGCAGCGAGCATGAGAAAGGCGGTGCCCACCAGCGAGATCGGCATGGCCACCACCGGCACGAGCACCGAGCGGAACGAGCCTAGGAAGAGGAAGATCACCAGCACGACGATGAGCAGCGTCTCGCCCAGCGTCTTCACCACCTCGTCGATCGCGTCCTCGATGTAGCGGGTCGAGTCGTACGCCACGCCGACCTTCATCCCGGGCGGCAGCTGGGCCTCGATCGCCGGGAGCAACTCGCGCACGTCCCGGATGACTTCGAGCGCGTTTGCCGTCGGCAGCACCCAGATGCCCATGAAGGTGCCCGTCTCGCCGTCGAAGCGCACGTCCTCCTCGTACGTGGCGGCGCCCAGCGCCACGTCCGCGATCTCGCCGAGGCGGACGAGCGTTCCGTCCTGTGCCTTCACCACGAGCTCCCGGAAGTCCTCGACGGTCTGCAGGTCCGTGTTCGCGGTCAGGTTGACCGAGACCATCGAGCCTTTCGTCCGCCCCAGCGTGGACAGGGCGTTGTTCCGGGCCAGGGCCTCCTGCACCTCGGTGGGCGAGATGCCGCGCGCCGCCATCCTCTCCGGGTGCAGCCAGATCCGCATGGCGAAGGTGCGGCCGCCGAGCAGGTCCGCGCGCTGTACGCCCGCGACCGCCGACAGGCGCGGCTGCACCTCGCGGGTGAGGTACTCGGTGACCGCGCTCTGGTCGTGGGCCGAGGAGGAGAACCCGATGTACATCGCAGCGAATTGGGTGTCGGCCATCTCCAGCTCGATGATCGGCGCCTCTGCCTCCGGCGGCAGCTCGTTGCGGACCTGGGCGACCTTCGCCTGGATCTGGGTGAGCGCCGCGTTGGTGTCGTAGTTGAGCTTCAGATGGACGGTGATCGTGCTGCGCGAAGGCGCGCTCGACGACTCGATGTAGTCGATGCCGTCGGCGCTCGCGACGACGCGTTCGAGGGGCGTGGTGATGAAACCGCGAACGAGATCGGCGCTCGCGCCCACGTACGTGGTCGTCACCCGGACCACCGCGATGTCGCTCTGCGGGTATTGGCGCACGCTCAGCGACTCGAGCGACGCCAGGCCGGCGATCACGATGACCAGGTTGACGACCACGGCGAGAACCGGCCGCTTCACGAAGAGGTCCGTGAATCTCATCAGTTGTTCTCCGGACGCGCGGCAGGATCGTTCGCGGGCTGGACCCGGTTGTCGACCAGGACCGCATCGCCGTTGCGCAGCTTGAACGTCCCCGCGGACACCACCTCCTGACCGGCCTCGAGCCCCGCCAGGATCGCCACCTGATCGCCGCGGCTTCCGCCCAGCGTCACCGCCTGTTGCCGCACACCCGGATAAGGCTGGCCCGCCGGGTCCTCGAGCTGCTCGACCACGAAGATCGAGTCGCCGTACGGCGCGTGTTGGATGGCCGAGGCGGGAAGCACCAGCACCGGCGTTTCCTCCCCGAGCAGCACGCGGGTGTTCACGAACATGCCTGGGCGCAGCAGGCCTTTCGCGTTGGGGATCGTGGCCTGCACCTGCACGTTGCGCGTCTGCGGATCGACGAGCACGTCGATGGCGGTGATCCGGCCCTCGTGCTTGCCCAGCGCGTCCGTGGAGACCTCGACCCGATCACCAATCTGCAGGCGTGCCAGCTCCTGCTGCGGGACGCCGAAGTTCACATGAACCTGGTCGAGTGCCTGCAGGGAGACGATCGGCTGGCCACTGGCCACGTACTGGCCCAGATCGATCTGCCGCAGCCCCAGCTCGCCCGAGAAGGGTGCGCGGATCTGCTTGCGGGCGAGGATGGCCTGGATCTCCGCCACCCGCGCAGCCGCCTGGGCCTCCGCCGCGGTCGCCTCGTCGAGCGCCTGCTGGGTGAGGGCATCGCGCGCCCGCAACTGCGCCGCCCGCTGCAGCTGGAGGGCCGCCAGCTTCTGCTGGGACTCCGCCGCGCCGAGCTGTGCCCGCTCCTGCCGGACGTCGAGCCGCACGAGGAGCTGCCCCTTCTTCACCGACCGGCCCGACTCGAAGGCCAGCGCTGCGACCACGCCGGGCAGGTCCGCGCTCAGCGTCACGCCGCGCACGGCTTCCACCGTGCCGATCGAGTGGATGGTCACGGGCCATCGTGCTTCCGGGGTCAGGACGGTGGTCACCGCCTGCGGCGGTGGCCGGAAGGCGGCGGCAGACGCCGCGCCCGTCCGGAGCTGCCAGAACTTCGCCCCGCCGACGAGCGCGGACAGCACCAGCGCCGCGCTCAAAATCATCAGCCACTTCCGCATTCTGCCTGCTCCGTCGTGTCGCTCCGTCGCGGGGCGAATTGATCGACGGCTGTAATGCGGACCTGAATCCTCTCGCGCCACCCAAACTCATCGAACGCCTGCGCAAGCGGCGAGCGTACCCAGTGCAAGTGGCTCACCCGCCCCCGTCGCCGCGAAACGATCGCCAGGCTCCCGCATTCTTCTGCCAACCCAACGCTGGACGACCGGTCCGATCCTCAAACCAGGGAGCCCCCGTTGCCTCCTCGCGAAACCGTCAATCGCCGCATCCTCCTCGCCGCGCGCCCGCTCGGCCCGCCGACGCTGCAGAGCTTCCGTCTGGAAGAATCCGCGGTTCCGGAGCCTGGTGAGGGCCAGGTGCTGTTGCGCACGCTCTACCTCTCACTCGACCCCTACATGCGCAACCTGATGGACGAGGTCGGGCCTGGTTATGCACCGCCGATCGACGTGGGCGCCCCGATGGTCGGCGGCACCGTGAGCCGCATCGTCGCCTCTCGCCATCCGGCCCACCGTGTCGGAGAGCTCGTGCTGGGCAGCGCCGGCTGGCAGGACTACGCGCTCTCGGACGGCGAGGGCCTGCTGCCGCTCGAGGACCTGCACCGGACCTCGCTGGCGCTGGGCGGCCTCGGGATGCCGGAGTTTACCGCTTACGTGGGGCTGCTGGACATCGGCCAGCCCCAGCCAGGCGACACCGTGGTGGTCGCGGCTGCAACTGGCGCCGTCGGCTCGGTCGTCGGGCAGATCGCCAGGCTCAAAGGTGCGCGCGTCGTGGGCGTCGCCGGCGGCGCAGCGAAGTGCCGCCATGCGGTCGAGGAGCTGGGCTTCGACGCATGCATCGACCGCCATGCGCCCAAGTGGGCAACACAGCTGCGTGCGGCCTGCCCGAATGGCATCGACGTCTACTTCGAAAATGTGGGCGGCGAGGTCCTGGAGGCGGTGCTACCGCTGCTCAACATCGGCGCACGGATTCCGGTGTGCGGCTTCATCGCGCACTACAACGACAAGGGGCTTTCCCCAGGTCCCGACCGCATGCCCAGGCTGCTGGCAGCCGTGCTCCAGAAGCGCGTTCGCATGCAGGGCTTCATCATCCTCGACCACTACGCGAGCCGCTTCGACGCCTTTCGCAAGGAGATGGCAGCCTGGATCGACACCGGCAGGGTCAAGGTGCACGAGGATGTGGTCGATGGGCTGCAGAACGCGCCGGCGGCGTTCATCGGCCTGCTCGAAGGGCGCAACTTCGGCAAGCTCGTGGTGCGCGTCGCCGACGCCTGACGCGCGGCGACCGTATCAGTGTCCCGATGCACGCAGCTGGCGGATGTGCTCCAACAACGCGCCCGCCGCATTGGACGGCCCGCCGAGGAGGTCTTCGATCCGATCGGTGCGGAAGCGCGGGATCGGCTCGGCGCTGTCGCGTGGGGCGACACGCACGCTGCTCGACGAGTGGAGGCTCGCCACGACCATCCGCGCGATCCGCTCCCACGTGAGGATCTCCCGATCGACGCAGGTGTAGGTCGGGTGGGGATTCTCCGACCGCGTGAGAAGGCGTACGGCCCTCGCCACCGTCGACACATCGGAGAACTGGCGCCCCTCCCCGCTCACTGTCACGACGGGACGCCCCTCCGCCGCTGCGCGCACCATGTCCACCACCTGGTCAGGGCTGCGAAAGGAACCCGCTGGAAAGGCCGGCGGACCGACCACGGGGCCCGGACGGACGACGACCCCCGTCATCCGGTGGCGCGCGCACGCCGCGCGGAGGAACAACTCGCCCGCGGCCTTCGTGGCGCCGTAGGCCTCGGTCGTGCTGAGCCCGTCCTCCTCGCACATCACGCCGGCGAATGGGCGGTGCACGGCAGCCGACGACAGGTAGATGCACCTCGCCAGGCCGGCGCTCCCAGCGGCGTCGAAGAGCTTGGCCGTGGCCGCGACGTCTCGCAGCTCGAGCTCGGAGCCGGGCTCCCCCCAGATCAGCGCCGCATGTACACACGTGTCGTGGCCCGGCAGCGCGGCGGCGATGCGCGCATCATCTTCGAGATCCGCCTCGACGACCTGCAGCCGGGGATCTCGCGCGAACGGGCCCAGCTTCTCCGGTGACCGCACCACGGCGGTGACGTGCTGCCCGTCCTCCAGGAGTTCGCGCACGAGGTGGAGGCCTATGTACCCACCGGCGCCGGTCAGAAGTGTTCGCATGCGCATGGCCTCCGCGCGGTGCCGGCCGCGCGCCGTAGCTGAGCGTCGGCGGAAGGGCAGCACAGCGCCTGTTCAACGCGGCCGCCAGGGGAGCCAGTCCGGCAGCGGTTCGCCGAGGTAGACAGGCTTCCCCCGCTCGAATTCGGCCACCTTGCGGTAGGGCCGGTCGAGCTCGGAATTGTCGAAGACGAGGACGTGGGGTAGCTCGTGGATGGAGCGGCGGAGGTTCTCGATCGTACGCGGATACCGCTCGGCCAGCTTGTCGGTCGGGACGTCGTGTCCTCCCTGCAGGACGCGCATCGCCACGCGCTCGTCGCTCAGCTGGGGAGACGCGAGCCCGATGAAGCACAAGACGACGGTGTATCCGAGCGCCTCTGCTCGCAGTAGGAACTGCAGCTTGTCGCCAGAGGGATCGGAGAACACGGTCTCGAAAACGAAGCTCTCGCGCTGCGCGAGCATTGCTTCCCGGATCTGCGATGCGACCTCCGCAGCTTCGTACGGGCCGATCTCGAGTTCCCGCGCGAGTTCGTCCGCATTTACGAAGCGCAATGCGGTCCGCTCGAGATGGGCGCCGTAGAAGGTGGTCTTGCCCGCACCGTTCGGGCCAGCCACCGCAACGATGACGGGCCTCGCGTCGAACGCCGCGCTCAACGGCGACTCGCCTTCTCGAACTTTCTCCCGACGAGACGGCCGAGGGTGCGGGTGCCGTCCTCGTCGATCTTCACGACGAAACCGGGCCGGTTCGGTGCTGGCTTGAAATGGGGAAAGGGGCGGCTCGCGAGGTAGGCCCCCACCCGCTCGCGGCCGGCGGCGGTGTCGACCTCTGCAAGGCAGGCGGAGAGCGGGACGACCTCCCCTCGCTGCTTGATCTTGAGGACGGCTTCCGTGCGGAGGATCGGCTCGATCGCGCGGCCGAGCCGTGCCCAGAACTCGATCTGGCCGGCGATCGATCGCTCGGCCGCTTCCCCCACGATCCGGGCGTCCGAGACGAGGCTGTCGGAGAGTTTGACGGGCTGGCCCATCGCCACAAGGTAGCATTCTGCTACCCAGACGCAAGCTCCGGAGCCGGCGGCGCGGGTCTCAGCACTGGGGTGCGGAAGTGGAGGAGCGCAGGACCACGGTCTTCGATGCGAGCATCGCGCCGTCCGCCATCCGGGCGACGTCGAGGATGAAGGCGTCGGGATCGGACGAGGCGCCGAGGAAACCGTCTGCCTCGTTGCTCGTATCCGGCGCGCCTGCCTCGACGTAGTCGTCGACGCTCGCGAAGACTTCGTCCACGAGGTCGCCAGGGAAGAACACCTGCGACACCACGGACACCTCGTCGCCGCGCACCACCCGGAAGTGGATGTGGACCGCGCGTCCCGGGTACCAGCCGGGGAAGCAGGTGTCGAAGGTTACGCGGCCGTCGGCGTCGCTCGACTGGGTGCCGCGGAAGAAGCGATGGCTGCGCGCGTCGGGATCGCCCGTGGTGCAGAAGTCGATCACGTCGTCGCCCGAATAGAGCCCGGCGGCGCTGCAATGCCATACGTCGACGGTGGCCCCCTCGACCGGCGTGCAGCCGTCGACGTCCACGAGCCGCAGGACCAGGCGGAGCGGGATGCCGGGGTAACCCTCGCTGACGTCCCGGCGGATCGGCGACAGGCCGAAGCACGGACCGAGGGTCATGGCACAGGTAAGGGCGCATGCACCGCCGCCGCTGGCGAAGGGATCCGGATAGGCGTCCGGATCGACCATCGCCGCCGTGCCCCCGGTGGCCCATGCGCTCGCGCCGCCGCCGCCGCTGCCACCGTTGCCTCCCGAGCCCCCCACCCCACCCGCGCCGCCGGCTCCGCCGGTGCCACCTCCCGGGCGCCCTGCAGTAGCCGTCCTCCCCTCCGGGTCACCGCACGCAGCGAGGAGTGCCGCGCCCGCGATGGTGTGGACGGCCGCGCGCACGAACGCACGCCGCGTCGCCATCCCCGCCAGCGGGCCGTCTGCTGCCTCTTCGCGATCGGTACCGTCGTTCATCCTGCGCTTCGACATGGTCATCCTCCGCTTGGGGCCGCTCCCCGAACCTGGGCGCTAGCGTGCGACGAACCAGCACGGTTCGGAATCAGAATGATCTGGATACGAGCGTTCGCCCAAGCCGTACGGTCATCTTCACGGAAGGAGTGTCCGTCACCCGGCGCGCGCCGCAAAGGCGTCTCGCTTCCGGGCATGGCAGGCAGATAGGTTCTCGTTCGCAACGCTCGCCTCGGCCGTCTCGAGGCGCACCCCAGGAGGATCAGGTGGGCCCGACGATTCCCAGCCAGGCGCCGCGTCTCCCCGTCTTTCAATTCCCCGCCTCGACGATGCCCGCCCTGCTCCTCCGCAGCGCGGTGCGGGCGCCCGACAAGACCTTCCTGCGCTTCTTCGATCCTGCCGCGTCCGCCGACGCACCGCCGCGGGACTGGACCTTCGGCGCTTTCGCCGAAGCGGCAGGACGTGCCGCCCACTTCCTGCGCGAGAGCGGCGTCGGCGTGGGCGACCGGGTGCTGCTGCTTGCCGAGAACAGCCCCGAGTGGCAGCTGATCGCGATCGGGGCACAGCTGCTGCGCGCCGAGCCAGCGGGCCTCTTCGCCAGCCTCGGAGCGGCGCAGGCCCAGTCGATCGCACAGCGCACGCGGCCGCGCGTGATCTTCGTCTCGAGCGCGGCCCAATGGGAGAAGCTAGCCCCCGTGGCGGCGGAGCTGGTGGCGTCCGGACTGCGCACGGTGCTGGCGGCACGACCGCTCGACCCCTCGATTCTGCCAGAAGGCGTATCGACCGCCGACGTCGCGCACGTGACCGGAGCGCTCTCCCCGCCGCTCGCGCCCGACGAGCTCGCACGCCTCGCGAGCGAGGTGGGCGAAGAGGATCCCTACCTGCTGCTCTTCACCAGCGGCACCACGGGGCGTCCCAAGGGCGTGCGCCTCTCCCAGCGCTCGATCGTCCGCGCCATCTCTGCAGGGGCCGTCTCCACCGGCCGTACCGAGGCCGACGTCGGGCTGCACCTGCTGCCCTTCGGCCACGTCGCGGGCCACGACCAGTTCGCGCTCGCCCTCGCGCAGGGACACACGCTGCTCTCGATCGCCCGCCGCGAGGAGCTCGAGCGCGCGCTCGCCTCCGGGCCGACCTACATCTTCTCGGTCCCCATGCTCTACGAGCGCATGCGCGCTGGCGTGGAGCAGAAGCTCACCGGGCTTCCTGCTCCGGTGCGCGCCTTCGCACGAGCGGCGCTGGAGGCCTCGGCCCGGGTGCGGGTGGACGGCTCGCGTGCGCTCGGCGACCGCCTCCT includes:
- a CDS encoding AMP-dependent synthetase/ligase — encoded protein: MGPTIPSQAPRLPVFQFPASTMPALLLRSAVRAPDKTFLRFFDPAASADAPPRDWTFGAFAEAAGRAAHFLRESGVGVGDRVLLLAENSPEWQLIAIGAQLLRAEPAGLFASLGAAQAQSIAQRTRPRVIFVSSAAQWEKLAPVAAELVASGLRTVLAARPLDPSILPEGVSTADVAHVTGALSPPLAPDELARLASEVGEEDPYLLLFTSGTTGRPKGVRLSQRSIVRAISAGAVSTGRTEADVGLHLLPFGHVAGHDQFALALAQGHTLLSIARREELERALASGPTYIFSVPMLYERMRAGVEQKLTGLPAPVRAFARAALEASARVRVDGSRALGDRLLTAAADRLVGQALRKRLGGKVQGVFSGGAPASAGLFRFFEGLGIPFVELYGLSETAGMVSSNLFSGPRLPGSVGLLSPDHEVAFNDEGELLLRGPLLLSGYLEPEDAADAFTPDGFFRTGDLGRLDERGMLHITGRKKSLLVLATGKKVSPEPLEQALVSTHPFLGAMLLGEGRNFVTAVVFVAREEVERLERVGQAPASALLPLVHTTLAAFSDYELPKRLHVAPGAPEDYPDLLTPSLKIKREAVLQWLGPAVQALYAKRE